The DNA sequence CACACAACACAAATCTTAGGTGGCTTGAAGTTAGCCGAAGCCAGCTCACGGGGTTGGATGTTTCACGCAACAAAATGTTACGTTGGCTGGATGTCAGCTATAACAATATGCGTTCGCCTAGCGATGTGGTAGGCTGGGAGGACATCGGCCTGAGGCTAAGGAGAGAACCCGGAGACGCTGAGATGAACTTTGTATTCCACCCCCAAAATCCGTCGGCGCGGTAATGGCTGTACCGGAGTAACGCCGGGGAGCGGTGCCCGGCAATAAAGGCTGCCAATGAGTGGATGACTATAAGCTAAGCGGGGAGGGAGGTGAGTACAATGCTCGACATACAGGTTCCGGTTGCCCTTGTGACAGCACTGATTATGGCGCTTGGTACGTATTTTAGCTACAAGAACATTAGTAAGAGCGCTAGCAGCATCTCGAAGTACATATTCTTGTTTTTCCTTATCACGCTGCTCACGCAGCTAGTGGGGCTGCTGCAACTCCTAGCCGTAAACCCTTCTACCATCGCGGACGTCCGCGTCCTGCTCATAGTGAGTCAGGCCAACTTTGTCCTAATTCGGGTTGCATATGCCGTCTTAGCTTTCGGGTGTTATGTAGTTTTCAGAGAGGGTTCAAAGGGCACCTTCGGGCAATCCAAACTTCGCGAGGATGGTGGGTAGACATGCGACGAAAGCGTGTTGTCGCGTTGGCTGGAGCAGCCATCGCCATGCTGGTGGTAATCACCGTGTACTTTCGGGTGTTCCATTGGCAGGAGCGCTCTGCTGAAACTTGGATTCGGGGTCCGCTGGTGGTTACCGCGAACACCGTCTTGCATGGTGAACTGGAATACGGCCGAATCTTTGAGTGGACCTTAGACAGATTTGAGCTTATGAGGACAATACAGCTGCCAGAGGACGGTACACTCAACTGGGCACCTACAAGAGCTCACGCCGTAGCAGGGGGAGTAATTGTAGCTTCGACCCACAGGGCGTTATACGGCATTGATCATGCCACGGGAGAAGTTAAGTGGGCCCACAGTGTGAGTCCCAAGCAAGTAGTTGTTGAGGGAGCAGTGTACTACGTGAGTCACAACGGCTCGGTCGGGGCAATACGTCCGGTAGACGGACAAGAGCTGTGGCATGCCTCGGCTATGGGAGCAATTGCAGGAACCCTAAGCGGAGAGACGCTAGTAGTGATTGGGCCTAACTCGATTAGTGCCCTTAGAGCTGAAAATGGCAAACTGCTCTGGTCGTTAGATTATGATGGAGTCGCGGGCGACTACGGCCCCTTCATAGCCGCAACAGAAGGCGTTGTCGCTGTAATTTACCAAGACCCTACTGGAGCGGCAGTAGGACGAGGCCTGGACGCCAACACAGGTGAGATTCGGTGGTCTAAGGGACTGCCTTTCCCCTTTCCCTACGTGCTCTCGCTAAGGGGCGAAGCGGGGGTAGTCTTTGCGACTCTCCGACGAGGGGCGATTGTAGCACTCCACGGGCACAGTGGCGAGCAAGTTTGGAGTCGGCAGCTTACATTCGCTCCTGCCGATGTCCGCAGTAGCCCTTACATAAGCCCAGACAGAATTCTGTTGATTAGTGGGTATTCTTTGGTCGAACTTGACCGCGCGAACGGAGAGCTAAGGCAGAGGATGCGGCTTCCCGGCGGCCGAGTTGCAGGGGAAATTGTGTTGTGCAGAGACGGACATTACGTCTACTTCAATGAAAGGGAGTTGTATCGTAAGAGCAGGTAAATCAGCAAGAACCAGCATAGCTCAGTGGGGTCATAGGCCTCGCTGTCAGCGTCTATAAAGCTGACTGGCGCGTCACAGCCTCGAAGGCAAGGTAGGCTGC is a window from the Selenomonadales bacterium genome containing:
- a CDS encoding PQQ-like beta-propeller repeat protein; translated protein: MRRKRVVALAGAAIAMLVVITVYFRVFHWQERSAETWIRGPLVVTANTVLHGELEYGRIFEWTLDRFELMRTIQLPEDGTLNWAPTRAHAVAGGVIVASTHRALYGIDHATGEVKWAHSVSPKQVVVEGAVYYVSHNGSVGAIRPVDGQELWHASAMGAIAGTLSGETLVVIGPNSISALRAENGKLLWSLDYDGVAGDYGPFIAATEGVVAVIYQDPTGAAVGRGLDANTGEIRWSKGLPFPFPYVLSLRGEAGVVFATLRRGAIVALHGHSGEQVWSRQLTFAPADVRSSPYISPDRILLISGYSLVELDRANGELRQRMRLPGGRVAGEIVLCRDGHYVYFNERELYRKSR